A section of the Hirschia baltica ATCC 49814 genome encodes:
- a CDS encoding TonB-dependent receptor plug domain-containing protein, protein MNIKNLKSSLVRTTILAGFAGLVATPAVLAQDVVDEAAEAGVQDTIVVTGSRIAKQDFVSNSPVATIGAEQFDLTATVNTESLLNTLPQAVPGFDRSSNNPGGGYATVDLRGLGSNRSLVLINGKRVVPTTSTGVVDLNTIPAALIEQVEVVTGGASAVYGSDAVAGVVNFVMKTDFEGIEVGASAEMTEEGDAGIQTLSLTAGTGFDDGRGHIVTSMSYTNRESLFQGDRDFAQFAAWDDGEGGFVNGGSSYVPQGSIFADFSDSGFPGGVYFTEDGGLAPFRTALDGSGNDYYNYAPVNYIQLPQERFTAYSALEYEVNEHATVYGSFNFAYNNVPQQLAATPAYLGAEISVDGNPFLTTEAQEALSLAFGYDRDDDGNITTPKDSVVDTDGDGIFDTVKTNLLRRRMLEVGERYSDDKFYSAQFQVGLKGDINDSVSYDIFLQDGRVLNSTSQIGNVNLDRWQSALLLADADGDGNVDVGADGQPTCADTSDGCAPMNLYGLGNISPEAASYVATRVNADANYNQTLFSANVTGSNMGALALPGGPIGWSVGAEYREEEFKFDPSQDLATGSISGFNGAPPIEGGFDVYDFYGEVYLPFISDMPFAEIVAMELAYRTSDYSTSGKVDSYKISGEWAPVEDFRFRASFNTAVRAPNIYELFAPAGEGFPGASDPCSSDNPNAASISALCQATGVPANQVGSTLIQPASGQVRSLSGGNPDLKPEEAETLTVGFVYEPSFIEGLTVSVDYFDIQIEDSIAAFGGGANNIINTCYNDATKGGLGSVYCNSIVRYEDGLIDYVLELAENVASESLNGFDIQANYGFDMPGTWGDMNLAYLGTVTQEASTLPEPGGTEIECAGAFGLTCGNPLPEYKHRFTATWAIDAFTTQLMWRHIGSVEDDDDTSDYSVEKIDAYNYFDISTSWSVNDYLTLTGGIDNLLAQEPEYIGDNQEQANTYPAVYDVYGRTFFLSAKARF, encoded by the coding sequence ATGAATATTAAGAACTTGAAGAGCAGCCTGGTTCGTACGACAATTTTGGCTGGTTTTGCGGGTCTAGTTGCTACTCCAGCTGTACTAGCTCAAGATGTCGTTGACGAAGCTGCAGAAGCTGGCGTGCAAGACACGATCGTCGTAACTGGTTCGCGTATTGCTAAGCAAGACTTCGTGTCCAACAGTCCTGTTGCTACGATTGGTGCTGAGCAATTTGACCTTACCGCGACAGTCAACACAGAAAGCTTGTTGAACACTCTTCCACAAGCTGTTCCTGGTTTTGACCGTTCATCAAACAACCCAGGTGGTGGTTATGCGACTGTGGACCTTCGTGGTCTTGGTTCAAACCGTTCATTGGTTCTAATCAATGGTAAGCGTGTTGTTCCAACAACAAGTACTGGTGTTGTTGACTTGAACACAATTCCTGCTGCTTTGATTGAGCAGGTTGAGGTTGTAACTGGTGGTGCTTCAGCTGTTTATGGTTCTGATGCGGTTGCTGGTGTTGTTAACTTTGTAATGAAAACTGACTTCGAAGGTATCGAAGTTGGTGCATCTGCTGAAATGACTGAAGAAGGTGATGCTGGAATTCAGACATTGTCTTTGACAGCAGGTACTGGTTTTGACGATGGCCGTGGTCACATTGTGACATCAATGAGCTACACAAACCGTGAGTCTCTTTTCCAAGGTGATCGTGACTTTGCACAGTTTGCAGCTTGGGATGATGGTGAAGGTGGATTTGTAAACGGTGGTTCTTCATACGTGCCACAAGGTTCAATCTTCGCAGACTTTTCTGACTCAGGTTTCCCAGGTGGAGTTTACTTCACTGAAGATGGTGGTCTTGCACCTTTCCGTACTGCACTAGACGGTTCTGGAAACGATTATTACAACTACGCACCTGTCAACTATATTCAACTTCCACAAGAACGTTTCACAGCTTATTCTGCTCTAGAATATGAAGTGAATGAGCATGCAACAGTTTATGGTAGTTTCAACTTTGCTTACAACAATGTTCCTCAACAACTTGCTGCTACGCCGGCATACCTTGGTGCGGAAATCTCTGTTGATGGTAACCCATTTTTGACAACTGAAGCTCAAGAAGCACTTTCTTTGGCTTTTGGTTATGACCGTGACGATGATGGAAATATCACAACTCCAAAAGATTCAGTTGTGGATACTGATGGAGACGGAATTTTTGATACTGTTAAAACGAACCTTCTTCGTCGCCGCATGCTGGAAGTTGGTGAGCGGTATTCAGATGATAAATTCTACTCAGCTCAGTTCCAAGTTGGTTTAAAAGGTGACATTAACGACAGTGTTTCCTATGATATCTTCCTTCAAGATGGTCGTGTTCTAAACTCAACATCTCAAATTGGTAACGTAAATCTTGACCGTTGGCAGAGTGCTCTTCTTCTGGCTGATGCAGATGGTGACGGTAATGTCGATGTTGGAGCTGATGGTCAGCCAACATGTGCTGATACATCTGATGGATGTGCGCCGATGAACCTATATGGTTTGGGCAACATTTCACCTGAAGCAGCTTCTTATGTTGCTACACGTGTAAACGCCGATGCGAACTACAACCAAACATTGTTCTCTGCGAACGTAACTGGTTCCAACATGGGTGCGCTTGCGCTTCCAGGTGGACCAATTGGTTGGTCTGTTGGTGCTGAATACCGTGAAGAAGAATTTAAATTCGATCCTTCACAAGACTTGGCAACTGGATCTATCTCTGGTTTCAATGGCGCGCCTCCTATCGAAGGTGGCTTTGATGTTTATGATTTCTATGGTGAGGTTTACTTACCATTTATTTCAGACATGCCGTTTGCTGAAATTGTAGCAATGGAACTTGCTTACCGTACATCAGACTACTCAACGAGTGGTAAAGTAGATTCCTACAAAATCTCTGGTGAGTGGGCTCCTGTTGAAGATTTCCGTTTCCGCGCATCTTTCAACACAGCTGTTCGTGCACCTAACATCTATGAATTGTTCGCCCCAGCGGGTGAAGGTTTCCCAGGTGCAAGTGACCCTTGTTCTTCGGATAACCCAAATGCAGCTTCTATCTCTGCATTATGTCAAGCAACAGGTGTTCCTGCAAACCAAGTTGGTTCAACTCTGATCCAACCGGCTTCAGGTCAGGTGCGCTCACTTTCTGGTGGTAATCCAGACTTGAAACCAGAAGAAGCTGAAACATTGACTGTAGGTTTTGTTTACGAGCCGTCCTTCATTGAAGGTCTTACAGTTTCTGTTGACTACTTCGACATTCAGATTGAAGACTCTATCGCTGCATTTGGTGGTGGAGCAAACAACATCATCAACACATGTTATAATGATGCAACTAAAGGTGGTTTGGGTTCAGTTTACTGTAATTCAATCGTACGTTATGAAGATGGTCTGATCGACTATGTTCTTGAACTCGCTGAGAACGTTGCGTCTGAGTCACTGAATGGTTTCGATATTCAAGCAAACTATGGTTTCGACATGCCGGGTACTTGGGGTGACATGAACCTTGCTTACCTTGGTACTGTGACACAAGAAGCTTCAACGCTTCCTGAGCCAGGTGGTACTGAAATCGAATGTGCAGGAGCTTTTGGTCTAACTTGTGGAAACCCACTTCCAGAATACAAGCACCGTTTCACTGCAACATGGGCAATTGATGCATTCACAACACAACTAATGTGGCGTCACATTGGTAGTGTTGAAGATGATGATGACACATCAGACTACTCTGTTGAAAAAATCGATGCATACAACTACTTCGATATTTCTACTTCTTGGTCAGTTAACGACTATCTGACTTTGACAGGTGGTATTGATAACTTGCTTGCTCAAGAGCCAGAGTACATTGGTGACAACCAAGAACAAGCAAACACTTACCCTGCAGTTTATGATGTGTACGGACGTACATTCTTCCTATCTGCAAAAGCTAGATTCTAA
- the gyrB gene encoding DNA topoisomerase (ATP-hydrolyzing) subunit B, producing the protein MTEPTQNAEYGAGSIKVLKGLEAVRKRPGMYIGDTDDGSGLHHMIYEVVDNAIDEALAGHADYVTVTLHPDGSASISDNGRGVPVDLHPTEGISAAEVIMTQLHAGGKFDDNSYKVSGGLHGVGVSVVNALSEWLQLSINRNGKRYSMRFTHGVSDAPLEIVGDAPMRPDGTRPETGTEVRFLPSTDTFTMVEFKRETLEHRLRELAFLNSGVKIVFRDERPAEPIETILEYEGGVVAFVEHLDKSRTKILPEAIQARAEKDGMTVDAALQWNDGYHENVLCFTNNIPQRDGGTHLAGFRAALTRVINKYAQATGVAKKEKVDISGDDAREGLTCVLSVKVPDPKFSSQTKDKLVSSEVRPIVDNLMTEALSTWFEENPNEAKIIMQKIVQAAAAREAMRRARDLARRKTALDITSLPGKLADCQEKDPAKSELFIVEGDSAGGSAKQGRNRENQAVLPLRGKILNVERARFDRMLGSDQVGTLITALGASIGRRSEENPNEGFQPDKLRYHKIIIMTDADVDGAHIRTLLLTFFYRQMPELIERGHLFIAQPPLYKAEKGRSSRYLKDDAEMDAFLIEEGTSGETLILSTGEQIGGEDLRERVRDAAAFKHTLSRLALRAPAFILEQAAIAGAMAEGAGDAEAKLTAERLNILAEEGENTWTAKFENGGLVLEREVRNVMERAALDATLLALPDAKRLSERGKEMSSIFRESGRLRHEKGGEVEVFGPLSLLSAVLKSGAKGIKIQRYKGLGEMNPDQLWETTLDRNARSLLQVRVEHADTADEMFTKLMGDVVEPRREFIQENALEAEVDV; encoded by the coding sequence ATGACTGAACCAACACAGAACGCCGAATATGGTGCCGGATCGATTAAGGTCCTTAAAGGGCTTGAAGCTGTTCGTAAGCGTCCGGGTATGTATATCGGGGATACAGATGATGGGTCTGGTCTTCACCACATGATTTATGAGGTTGTGGATAATGCTATTGATGAAGCATTAGCTGGCCACGCTGATTATGTGACGGTGACACTTCATCCAGATGGATCTGCGTCAATTTCAGATAATGGTCGCGGTGTACCCGTTGATCTACACCCGACCGAAGGTATATCTGCCGCTGAGGTGATTATGACCCAGCTTCACGCGGGTGGTAAGTTTGACGATAACTCCTATAAAGTTTCTGGTGGATTGCACGGTGTGGGTGTGTCTGTTGTGAACGCTCTTTCTGAGTGGTTGCAATTGTCGATCAACCGTAATGGCAAACGATATTCTATGCGGTTTACGCATGGTGTCTCTGATGCGCCGCTTGAAATTGTTGGCGATGCTCCAATGCGTCCGGATGGCACGCGCCCTGAGACGGGAACAGAAGTGCGTTTCTTGCCATCAACAGACACGTTTACAATGGTGGAGTTTAAGCGGGAAACGCTTGAGCACCGTTTGCGTGAGCTTGCATTCTTGAACTCTGGCGTGAAAATCGTTTTCCGTGACGAGAGACCGGCAGAGCCTATTGAGACTATTCTTGAATATGAAGGCGGTGTTGTCGCATTTGTTGAGCACCTAGATAAATCACGCACGAAAATCTTACCGGAAGCTATTCAAGCGCGCGCTGAAAAAGACGGTATGACCGTTGATGCCGCGCTTCAGTGGAATGATGGATATCATGAGAATGTTCTGTGTTTTACAAATAATATCCCACAACGCGATGGTGGAACGCACCTAGCTGGTTTTCGAGCTGCTTTAACCCGTGTCATCAATAAATATGCGCAGGCGACGGGTGTGGCTAAAAAAGAGAAAGTCGACATTTCTGGTGATGATGCACGTGAGGGGCTGACTTGTGTGTTGTCGGTGAAGGTACCTGACCCGAAATTCTCCTCACAAACGAAAGACAAGCTTGTTTCTTCAGAAGTGCGGCCGATTGTTGATAATCTGATGACAGAGGCGCTTTCTACATGGTTTGAAGAAAACCCGAATGAAGCCAAAATCATCATGCAAAAAATTGTGCAAGCGGCCGCTGCGCGTGAGGCGATGCGTCGTGCGCGTGATTTGGCGCGTCGTAAGACTGCTTTGGATATTACATCCTTGCCGGGTAAGCTTGCTGACTGTCAGGAAAAAGACCCAGCTAAGTCTGAACTCTTCATCGTGGAGGGGGATTCAGCGGGTGGATCTGCAAAGCAGGGGCGTAACCGTGAAAACCAAGCTGTCTTACCTTTGCGTGGTAAGATTTTGAACGTTGAGCGTGCACGATTTGACCGTATGCTTGGGTCTGACCAAGTTGGGACACTTATCACGGCGCTTGGCGCGAGTATTGGTCGTCGTTCTGAAGAAAATCCCAATGAAGGTTTCCAGCCAGATAAGCTGCGTTATCATAAAATCATCATCATGACCGATGCGGATGTTGATGGTGCGCACATCAGGACGCTTTTGCTGACATTCTTCTACCGCCAAATGCCAGAACTCATTGAACGTGGTCATTTATTTATTGCCCAGCCGCCTTTGTATAAAGCAGAGAAAGGGCGGTCATCGCGTTATCTGAAAGATGATGCTGAGATGGATGCGTTCTTGATTGAAGAGGGGACATCCGGCGAGACGCTCATCTTGAGCACGGGTGAACAAATTGGTGGTGAGGATTTGCGTGAGCGTGTACGCGATGCCGCTGCATTTAAGCATACCTTATCAAGATTGGCACTTCGCGCGCCAGCCTTCATTCTTGAGCAAGCAGCTATCGCTGGCGCTATGGCTGAAGGTGCTGGAGATGCTGAGGCTAAATTGACGGCTGAACGTCTGAACATCCTTGCAGAAGAAGGTGAGAATACGTGGACAGCCAAATTTGAAAACGGTGGTTTGGTGCTTGAGCGTGAAGTGCGTAATGTCATGGAGCGCGCTGCATTGGATGCGACTTTACTGGCATTACCTGATGCAAAAAGACTTTCTGAGCGCGGGAAAGAAATGTCTTCTATATTCCGTGAATCCGGAAGACTTCGTCACGAGAAAGGTGGCGAAGTAGAAGTATTTGGCCCATTATCGCTTTTGAGCGCAGTATTGAAGTCGGGTGCTAAGGGTATTAAAATACAACGCTATAAAGGATTGGGGGAAATGAACCCCGATCAATTATGGGAAACAACACTCGATAGGAATGCGCGTTCTCTGCTTCAGGTTCGGGTTGAGCATGCTGATACAGCGGATGAAATGTTTACCAAACTAATGGGAGATGTGGTTGAGCCACGTCGTGAGTTTATCCAAGAAAATGCTCTAGAGGCTGAGGTGGACGTTTAG
- the recF gene encoding DNA replication/repair protein RecF (All proteins in this family for which functions are known are DNA-binding proteins that assist the filamentation of RecA onto DNA for the initiation of recombination or recombinational repair.) produces MVDAVSDITDEEAFVSPQGLTIQRLALHNFRNHASTVLEMDARPVCLFGANGAGKTNLLEAVSMLGPGKGLRAASLPSLVRVEAGESVVGGWAISARMDDAGLDRQISVGLDVSPDGRTRRVAKLDDAPVSQTNLAELVRVVWLTPAMDRVFAGPAGDRRKFYDRQVLAHVPAHGSASAAYEKAMRERNALFEQGRMDASWLDALEARLAEAGAAIAVNRATALKRIQAAIDARPEGHFPKADLSIAGKFEAMALQGDSQAAIEGAISDSLKVGRARDSVAGRTLAGVHRSDLQVVHRPKQLPAAQCSTGEQKALLMGMILANAKALLEGDFAPNPLLLLDEAAAHLDSVRRAALYDELAALGGQAWLTGTDAALFDAFGDRAQRFCVENGQVIKV; encoded by the coding sequence ATGGTTGATGCCGTGTCAGATATTACCGATGAGGAGGCGTTTGTGTCTCCTCAAGGGCTGACGATACAGCGTCTGGCACTTCATAATTTCAGAAATCATGCTTCCACCGTCCTTGAGATGGATGCCAGACCTGTCTGTTTGTTTGGTGCAAATGGTGCTGGAAAAACAAACTTGCTTGAAGCGGTGTCTATGCTTGGCCCCGGTAAAGGGCTGAGAGCTGCATCTTTGCCTTCTCTTGTGCGCGTAGAGGCGGGGGAGAGTGTGGTTGGTGGTTGGGCTATATCGGCACGTATGGATGATGCGGGGCTGGATAGGCAGATATCTGTTGGTTTGGATGTTTCACCCGATGGGCGCACGAGACGTGTCGCAAAGCTAGATGATGCTCCTGTGAGCCAGACAAACTTAGCCGAACTTGTTCGTGTGGTATGGTTGACCCCGGCTATGGATCGCGTTTTCGCAGGACCAGCCGGCGACAGGCGTAAATTTTACGACCGGCAGGTGCTTGCACATGTCCCCGCGCATGGAAGTGCATCTGCCGCTTATGAGAAGGCCATGCGCGAACGAAATGCTCTTTTTGAGCAGGGGCGTATGGATGCATCTTGGTTGGATGCGCTGGAGGCGCGGTTAGCAGAGGCTGGAGCGGCAATTGCTGTTAATCGGGCAACGGCGCTCAAACGTATTCAGGCTGCAATAGATGCGCGTCCAGAGGGGCATTTCCCTAAGGCTGATTTATCAATTGCAGGTAAGTTTGAAGCAATGGCTTTGCAAGGTGATTCGCAAGCGGCTATTGAGGGGGCAATATCTGATTCGCTGAAGGTGGGTCGGGCGCGTGATTCTGTTGCTGGAAGGACACTTGCAGGTGTTCATCGCAGTGATTTGCAGGTTGTTCACCGTCCAAAACAACTTCCTGCGGCTCAGTGCTCGACAGGAGAGCAAAAAGCGCTCCTTATGGGAATGATACTAGCAAATGCAAAAGCACTTTTAGAGGGCGACTTTGCCCCCAATCCTTTGCTATTGTTAGATGAAGCTGCGGCACACCTTGATTCGGTTAGGCGGGCTGCTTTGTATGACGAATTGGCCGCGCTTGGCGGTCAGGCTTGGCTGACGGGAACAGACGCTGCCTTGTTTGATGCATTTGGTGATCGTGCGCAACGTTTTTGCGTCGAGAATGGCCAAGTGATCAAGGTTTGA
- the dnaN gene encoding DNA polymerase III subunit beta gives MKLTIDRGALMKALSHVQNVVERRNTIPILSNVLIDAEGTSLRLTATDLDMEASDTTIAHIEKPGSVTAPAQTLFDVVRKLPDGSDIGLLLDTETRRLTITSGRSRFALPTLPADDFQTMSKEEAPNSFEIPAADFRRLIDKTKFAISTEETRYYLNGVYMHGTEVGGAVKLRTVATDGHRLALAEADAPKGAETLPGIIIPRKAIAEIRRLLDDAAQDSDVSVSTSESKIVVKVGDAVITSKLIDGSFPDYSRVIPQSNSKILVLKNSEFKSAVDRVATVSAERSRSVKLTLENDKLVLQVSNAETGQGVEELEAQYSDEPMEIGFNARYLLDVTQQIEGDEIRFELNDSASSARVTDLADQGAQYVLMPLRV, from the coding sequence ATGAAGCTGACAATCGACCGCGGTGCTTTGATGAAAGCACTTTCCCACGTTCAAAATGTTGTGGAGCGCCGCAACACAATTCCTATTTTGTCGAACGTGCTAATTGATGCAGAGGGCACGAGCCTGAGGTTGACTGCGACGGATTTGGATATGGAAGCATCCGATACGACGATCGCGCATATTGAAAAGCCAGGATCTGTGACTGCGCCAGCACAAACTTTGTTTGATGTTGTTCGCAAGCTGCCAGATGGATCGGATATTGGGTTGCTTTTGGACACTGAAACGCGTCGCTTGACGATCACATCTGGTCGCTCGCGTTTTGCGTTGCCGACTTTGCCAGCCGATGATTTTCAAACCATGTCTAAAGAAGAGGCTCCCAATTCTTTTGAGATTCCGGCCGCTGATTTTCGTCGTTTGATTGATAAAACTAAATTTGCAATCTCTACTGAAGAAACACGTTACTATCTGAATGGTGTATATATGCACGGAACAGAAGTTGGTGGCGCTGTGAAATTGCGTACAGTTGCAACCGATGGACACAGATTGGCGTTGGCTGAAGCAGATGCACCTAAAGGCGCTGAAACGCTTCCTGGCATTATTATCCCGCGCAAAGCAATTGCTGAAATTCGTCGTCTTTTAGATGATGCCGCGCAAGATAGTGATGTGAGTGTTTCGACATCTGAGTCCAAAATCGTCGTTAAAGTGGGTGATGCTGTTATCACGTCTAAATTGATTGATGGATCTTTCCCTGATTACTCTCGGGTTATTCCTCAATCCAACAGCAAGATTCTTGTTTTGAAGAATTCTGAGTTTAAAAGCGCTGTTGACCGTGTTGCGACTGTATCCGCTGAACGTTCGCGTTCTGTGAAGCTGACTTTAGAAAACGACAAGCTTGTTCTTCAGGTTTCAAATGCTGAAACAGGGCAGGGTGTTGAAGAGTTAGAAGCGCAATACAGTGATGAACCAATGGAAATTGGTTTCAACGCACGCTATTTGCTTGATGTGACGCAACAGATTGAAGGCGATGAAATTCGCTTTGAGCTAAATGACAGCGCATCTTCTGCGCGTGTGACTGATCTGGCTGATCAGGGTGCGCAATATGTGTTGATGCCATTGCGTGTTTGA